From the Oncorhynchus gorbuscha isolate QuinsamMale2020 ecotype Even-year unplaced genomic scaffold, OgorEven_v1.0 Un_scaffold_1431, whole genome shotgun sequence genome, the window tgaggcacagctgagtgagcatgcATTTTAAATGATTAGCTatttattttactggactgatggtgcCTACATCTGATGGTCGgtctcagcggagagagagagcgcagcagactgagggtccgtctcaacatccatttacatttacatttaagtcatttagcagacgctcttatccagagcgacttacaaattggtgcattcaccttatgacatccctccgctctccctttctcgcactgacactgaccacaaaGAGACACAGTGTTAcatctgatggtctgtctcagcggagagactgagggtcagtctcaacatccctctgctctccctttctcccactgacactgaccacaaagagacaccgtgttacatctgatggtctgtctcagcggagagagagagcgcagcagactgagggtcagtctcaacatccctctgctctccctttcctccactgacactgaccacaaagagacaccgtgttacatctgatggtctgtctcagcggagagagagaagacagcagactgagggtcagtctcaacatccctctgctctccctttcctccactgacactgaccacaaagagacaccgtgttacatctgatggtctgtctcagcGTAGAGGTTatagagcagcagactgaggtcagtctcaacatccctctgctctccctttcctccactgacactgaccataaAGAGACACCGTGTTAcatctgatggtctgtctcagcggagagagagagctcagcagactgagggtcagtctcaacatccctctgctctccctttcctccactgacactgaccacaaagagacaccgtgttacatctgatggtctgtctcagcggagagagagagagcagcagactgagggtccgtctcaacatccctctgctctccctttcctccactgacactgaccacaaagagacaccgtgtttcagctgatggtctgtctcagcggagagagagagagcagcagactgagggtcgtctctcaacatccctctgctctccctttcctccactgacactgaccacaaagagacaccgtgtttcagctgagggtcagtctcagtggagagaaagagagcagcagactgagggtcagtctcagtggagagaaagagcagcagactgagggtcggtctcagtggagagaaagagcagcagactgagggtcagtctcagtggagagaaagagcagcagactgagggtcagtctcagtggagagaaagagcagcagactgaggatcagtctcagtggagagaaagagcagcagactgagggtcagtctcagtggagagaaagagcagcagactgagggtcagtctcagtggagagaaagagcagcagactgagggtcgtctctcaacatccctctgctctccctttcctccactgacactgaccacaaagagacaccgtgtttcagctgatggtctgtctcagcggagagagagagcagcagactgagggtcgtctctcaacatccctctgctctccctttctcccactgacactgaccacaaagagacaccgtgtttcagctgatggtctgtctcagcggagagagagagcagcagactgagggtcgtctctcaacatccctctgctctccctttcctccactgacactgaccacaaagagacaccgtgtttcagctgatggtctgtctcagcggagagagagcgcagcagactgagggtcagtctcaacatccctctgctctccctttcctccactgacactgaccacaaaGAGACACCGTGTTTCAGCTGATGGTCTGTCTCAGCGGAAGAGATTTAGCAGCAGACTAGGGtcgtctctcaacatccctctgctctccctttcctccactgacactgaccacaaagagacaccgtgtttcatctgatggtctgtctcagcggagagagagagcagcagactgagggtcagtctcagtggagagaaagagcagcagactgagggtcgtctctcaacatccctctgctctccctttcctccactgacactgaccacaaagagacaccgtgtttcagctgatggtctgtctcagcggagagagagcgcagcagactgagggtcagtctcaacatccctctgctctccctttcctccactgacactgaccacaaagagacaccgtgtttcatctgatggtctgtctcagcaagagagcagcagactgaggtcagtctcagtggagagaaagagcagcagactgagggtgtctctcaacatccctctgtctccctttcctccactgacactgaccacaaagagacaccgtgtttcagctgagggtcagtctcagtggagagaaagagaagcagactgagggtcagtctcagtggagagaaagagcagcagactgagggtcagtctcagtggagagaaagagcagcagactgagggtcgtctctcaacatccctctgctctccctttcctccactgacactgaccacaaagagacaccgtgtttcagctgagggtcagtctcagtggagagaaagagcagcagactgagggtcgtctctcaacatccctctgctctccctttcctccactgacactgaccacaaaGAGACACCGTGTTTCAGCTGATGGCCAAACTGGAGTCTcaccgcattatttctgcctcatgtacaaattcatgttgttcctcttatgaacagagaaagtgaaatattcatTGATATTAAAGACCCAACTTGCTAAAAATACAACGCAAGCCTATAGATGCACTTCATACTCAATCATTACTGCTGCACTGCTTGATGTAGCGTTGGTTataagtgttgaatacaaagtgttgacagagCTGAGTAAGAACtgaaacatgaactcactcataaaacaCCAGCTCTTTGCTGTATGCGTTGAGTGTCAATCTAGTCATGGTTTTGAAATATCATAGTATCAATTTTGCCGtagctttcttttatgcctgctacgttACTGCAGACTCGGTCATTTGAGCAATCTGATTCACCAGCATAGTGCACTGAATTTCCTCTCCAGGCCCACCGGGGAggcagagtttgtaccttcagCACATGACATGGTAACATTTCATTTGAACCATTTGTCATTCCAGGCAATACTATAGCGACAATGTAAATTGTGCCTATTCCATGTTAATTGGTTGTGAATCCTGATTGGCTAGTTAATTGAACACTTGTGATCCCTCTGACCTAATTATTGAATGAACTGGTGTGTCAGTGTTTAGAGATCCTTGTGGGTGTAAGGTAGCTGTTTAGACGGGCAGcccactttatatatatatatatatatatatgtgttgcactaattagtcttttgaccaatcagattagctCAGAAAAAgacatgttattggtcacactaCACAGTGGAACAAAGGTCAGAATTTGGTTGCCTGTGTGACTGCAGCTGGTGAACCACAGTTTTAGCTGTCAGTTTTGCTTGTTTTGCCCTttttataataaaaataaatatccacTCTTCTGTTTTTAAGCTTCTTTAAGTGATGTAGCAAGACCAGCTCTTTCACACGCTGCAATACATGGGTTGTCACTGACAACGCTTATATTGTAATCAACAATAACCTGTTTTTCTGGACAGAGACCATGTACAATCCAAACATAAGTCTCAGAATACTCAGAAATGATGCATTGCAGCAGATTTAACAGCTCAGTTCCCTCTGCAGTCTCTGGGCAGGTGAACATGAAATCATTATATACAAATCACACAATATACATCATCAGATCTGTCTGGTTTGGGCTGACGTTCTGATTGTCATCTGAGTTGTGCTGCTTGTCCATTGTGTATTTATTGGTGTTTCATGTGTTGGCGCAATCAAATGAAGTACCATCTTATCACCAGGAAATCCAGAATGACAATAGCACAGCCAAATTCAGCGAGGTGGTGGAGAAGTTGTTCCAGGTCATCCCTGATGCTGACCTACACATGGACGCGGGCCGTGAGCGCCATGGAAGCTGTGCTGTGGTGGGGAACTCTGGGAAACTCAAGGGTTCCTACTACGGAGCCCTCATAGACTCCAGTGATGTCGTCATAAGGTAGGCCAACAGAGGGTGTTGACCGAGGGCGCACTTGTCACAAAGCCTGTTTGGGCACGCAAGCTCCGTACAGGGCATACCAGGGTCAGGGTGGCGAACTTGAAGATGTCACAACTTGGGGGGCGGTGGGTTCAGAACAACAAAGACAAACTgtaaacaaaaaaaatctaattatACCACTGCCAAGTGGGAGGGCAAAGAGACAGGCGCTCAGGCGCAGGTAGAACCCTGTCTGTGCACGTCTGCCATCCAGGTCAgtaggagggatcagccaatttAATTGAGAGTTATGTCCCAGTTATCCCCACCAGCTCAGTGTTCACTTCCCATCATTGGTTTGAAAATAAATGACTAAAttcagagcattcagaaagtattcagacctcttccctttgtccacatgttgttacgttacagatttattctaaaattgattaaataaaaaagcatcctcaatctacacacaataccccataatgacagtggaaacagttttttttttttttttttttttttttttttgcaaattcataTCAAATTTCCATAAGGATTCAGACCCTATGCTATGAAACTCAAATggagctgcatcctgtttccagtgattttatgttttatttttatgtatttaaccaggtaggcaagttctcatttacaactgcaacctggccaagatgaagcaaagcagtgcgacacaaacaacaacacagggttACACGTGGAATACACAAACATACAATAGAAACAAAgtctacagtgtgtgcaaatgagttaaggcaataaataggccatagtggcaaaatacttacaatatagcaattaaacactggagtgatagatgtgcagaagacgagtgtgcaagtagagatgctggggtgcaaaggagcaaaaaaataaatgcagtatgggggtgaggtagttctatgggctatgtgcagtgatctgtgagttgctctgacagctggtgcttaaagttagtgagggagatatgaggcTCCAGTGatcatttaatttttatttatttatttgctttgggggtgaccagtgaaatatacatgctggagcgcgtgctacgggtcggtgctgctatggtgaccagaaccgtgacctccattattcttaaatggaagaagtttggaaccaccaagactgttcctagagctggctgcccggccaaactgaggaatctggggagaagggtcttcgtcagggacgtgaccaagaacctgatgttaactgacagagctccagagttcctctggggagaagggagaaccttccagaaggacaatgatCTCTATCTCTGCAGAAccccaccaatcagacctttatggtagtggccagacggaagccactcctcagtgaaaggcacatgacacccTGCttgggagtttgccaaaaggcacctaaaggactctgaccatgagacacAAGATTCTCTGATTTGATtaaactctttgtcctgaataccAAAcctcacgcctggaggaaacctggcaccatcccacgGTAAAGCGTGGTGGAAGTATGCTGTGGAGATGttattcagtggcagggactgggacactagtcgggactgagggaaagatgaacagagcaaagtacagagatccttgatgaaaacctgctccagagcacttaggacctcagactggggtgactgttcaccttccaacaggacaacgaccctaagcacacagccaagacaacgcaggagtggcttcggtacaagtcattgagtggcacagccagagcccggacttgaacctcatCAAACatgtctggagaaacctgaaaattagctgtgcagcgacactccccacccaacctgacagaggttgaaAGGATCTGCAGCGACAAATGGGAGtaaatccccaaatacaggtgtaccaaatTGTAGTTATACCCATAAAActggctgtaatctctgccaaaggtgcttcaacaaagtactgagtgtctagtccaaatacttatggaattgttatttttttaaatataaatttgcaacaatttaaacctgcttttgctttgtcattatggggaattgtgtgtagatttgagggGGGTCGGGTGcgatgatttaatcaattttagaataaggctgtaatgtaacaaaatgtggaaatagtcaaggggtctgaatactttctgcagGCACTGTAAGATGTGGTGGAACTCCCACTAGCTAGCCCATGCCTCCACCAATCCAGCGCTTTTAGATTTGTGGGAAGTAGTGAAGGAAGTCACGCTCCAGTAGAAAAGAACAAACCTTCCATAGCTGCACGTGACAGTAAATAACCGACCTTGGCTTTATGCCTGTACAGACGGCACACTCCAGATAGCAGCAGGCACCATTCCAGTTTGTTTACTGACTGCCAATTAACTCATAGAAGCTGAGAATAAGAAATCGACTACTTTAAAGAAAGATGGTGCTACTTTGAATGGTGCCGTcgctgtgttttgaatggtgccgtcgctgtgttttgaatggtgccgTCGCTGTGTTTTGAAGACCCGTTCCGTCGCTGTGTTTTGAATGCTACCCGTTCCCCTGTGTTTTGAATGCTACCCGTTGCTGTGTTTTGAATGGCGCTACCCGTTGCTGTGTTTTGAATGGCGCTACCCGTGCCGTCGCTGTGTTTTGAATGGCGCTACCCGTGCCGTCGCTGTGTTTTGAATGGCGCTACCCGTGCCGTCGCTGTGTTTTGAAACCCGTTGGCTGTGTTTTGAATGGCGCTACCTGTGTTTTGAATGGCGCTACCCGTGCCGTCATTgctaaaaattcccttaacaatTGTATGGATTCCTGCAATTTACTGTGCTATCTAGAATGAACAAGGCTCCTACCTCTGGCTATGAGGAGGATGTTGGGAAACGGACCACATATCACGTCATGTACCCAGAGAGTGCAATAGATCTGGACAAAGCCACTAGGTTCCTGTTGATCCCTTTCAAGACTCTGGACCTTCAGTGGCTACCAGGCGCCATGACCACTGGGTCTCACATCACTTTGTGAGTAACAACTTATCATGGACTCTTCTGATTTAGTTTAGTGTTAATCAACACCGGTCCTACAGTCCCTGGACAagaacacctgattcaactcattgagggcttgatgattagttgacaagttgaatctgGTGTGTTTGTCCAGGGCTACTGGAGTTCGGGAAACCCTCCTACAACATGCATTTTCCCAAGGTAACATAGCTAGCACCTCCTAGATGAAATTAAGTCTTATTTTATTCAACAGGTCATATTTACCACTTAGACAGAAGATAAAGGCCAACAAAGATTTGGTGAGTCACCTTTTTAATGTATTGTGGTTGTTATtcatctacagtcaatatatcTAATGCATGATCCTTTATATTGTCTCTTAGACAGTAGGTCTGCTTGTCGTTGAGGATGTGTCTAATGGGCAGAGCCATGTTTAGATACATTTTAAAACAAACAACTAAATATGTGGTTTCCTAACAAAGGAGGCAGTGatgtcaaatgtatttttattttatcttgtaatttagcagacactcttttcCAGAGCAACTGTCATCTCTGACACTCATCTCTGACACTCATCTCTGACACTCTCATCTCTGACACTCTCATCTCTGACACTCTCATCTCTGACACTCTCATCTCTGACACTATCAATCTAACAAAGTGACTTCTCAAATTTGATGCATCACAATATAAATTATTCTTTTTCTATTTAAATCGGGTTGATAGACATGTAATGTGCAGTATATTCCATGCAGGTATTGGTTCTGAATCCTGTGTTTATGAAATATGTTCATGAAACCTGGCTTGACTATCAGGGCAAATACCCCTCTACTGGATTCATGGCTTTGATATTATCCCTACACATCTGTGACAAGGTAAGACCTATAGAGATCTACAGATACAACAACACCACCTCATGGCACAACGCAGAAGAGACTCACACAAACGCACAGTAGTGAATTTTTATATTGTACATTTGTAAtattagtgttttgtgttgaattatattttatttatgatGTAGGCTTTTGCGACATgattgtttggaccccaggaagagtagctcatGCCCTGACAGGAACTAATGTGGATCCTATTAAATATTAAATATCAACATGTTCTGATAGGAATGTGGATAGGCATGTACTTCCTCAGCAAGACACACTGTATACTAGGGAAAGGGGAATACccagtcagttgtccaactgaaatgtgtctttcgcttttatcccaacccctctgaatcagagagaggtgtgggggggctgccttaatcgtcctccacgtcttcggcgcccggggaatagtgagttaactgccttgttcagaggcagaatgacagatttctaccttgtcagctcagggatttgatccagcaaccttcggttactggcccaatgctccggttactggcccaatgctccggttactggcccaatgcactgggctacctgccgccccactacaCCCATTACACAGTGTATTGTGATGCACACTGTGTACTACACATGATTGCAGTGCAGGAAACCAACCCTGACACCTAATGGATTGGCATAGTTTTGACAATCTATGGTATCGTCACATATTACTGGCCCAAATCATGTAGGCTGCATACACAATATATCCCATTGCCATAAATAAAACCTTTTGGTTAACATTCTGAAACTCTCTAAACATGTATTTCCTTTGCAGGTGAATGTGTATGGATTTGGGAAAGACAAAGATGGGAACTGGCACCACTACTGGGAAACCTTAGTCGATAAAAATCTCCAAACTGGAATACACGATGGAAACTACGAGTACAACGTCACCATGAGGCTCTCGGAAATACACAAACTACAGCTATTTTAAGGGATTTAGTTCATTTCTCTTACAGCTGTATAGACCCTATAAAGAGCTTTTTATTAAAGTGGATTAATCAAATAGGTGATAGCCTATTGTTTACATTGCACAGCGTTTACATACTCAAATACCTTCTCCTTTTATCTGCACTACCGGTTTTGGACTTGAACAATTTGGGGCCAAACTTATGAACTTTGGCTTAGACCATGGTTTAACCATTGGTCTAAAATGGCTAGCTGCTAGCTTTTCTCATAGGCCAACCTGGTGAAATTAGCCACGATGCTGAGGACGGCCAGCAGATAATTGTATCCAGTAACAAATTCCGTCTCGGCCAGTTTAAAATTGGCATGACCCAATGCTTTTTGTTTCACTAATGCATCCTTAACAGAAGTCCACCGGCACGTTCTGATACTCAAATTAACTGCATCACATGCAAAAATCTGTATGGACCTCAGTTTTAGATCCCTAGTTCCTGACAATATTCACCACCTGTGATGTAAGTATGAATCTCACGTGTTATCATTTTTCTGTTTCAACATGTGAATTTACATTCATTGTGGTATTGTTAAGGAAACTACAGCCATCACCTTAAAAATGAAGCCTAAGAATGAATTCCATAAAGCGCTAGGCCTACGACTTCAGCCTTCACCTACACTGCTACTAGGGCATAATAATATCTCGGCATATGAGGCTGCATGGATGtgtacagtagcctacatgtACGTTAGGGCTACAATGTTTTTTGAGCTTGGAGTCACTCCGACTGAAAGGCTATAGGCCAACAAATCTTACAAATATTAGTCACTACAAGGAATATAGGTGAAATGACATAATGTGTGCACTTGATTGTATAAGGTTTTTATATGCATTTTGATCATTGGCTACTATGTCACATTTGCTCGATTTCCCTCGAGGACCAGCAGTGGAGGGTTTGCTCATTAAAAATATTGCCCCAAATGGGATTCAAACTCACAGCcactatttttttttaacctttatttaactaggcaagtcagttaagaagctattcttattttcaatgacggtctaggaacagtgggttaactgccttgttcaggggaacagtgggttaactgccttgttcaggggaacagtgggttaactgccttgttcaggggaacagtgggttaactgccttgttcaggggaacagtgggttaactgccttgttcaggggaacagtgggttaactgccttgttcaggggaacagtgggttaactgccttgttcactgccttgggaacagtgggttaactgccttgttcagggaacagtgggttaactgccttgttcagggaacagtgggttaactgccttgttcaggggaacagtgggttaactgccttgttcaggggaacagtgggttaactgccttgttcaggggaacagtgggttaactgccttgttcaggggaacagtgggttaactgccttgttcaggggaacagtgggttaactgccttgctcaggggcagattTAAAATGTTTGCAGGAGAATATAAAGGCAGTTTACATGGGCAATAACCAATCACTACTTTCAAAGGACGACATTACTCGTCCATCTAGTTATCAGTTATCCATCTAGTTATTCACCCACACATGTCAAAATCAAACCACAGTGCTGATGTTTCTTTACTCTGAGGTCCAACCATGCTAATGCAGTGTGTTTCTTTACTCTGAGGTCCAACCATGCTAATGCAGTGTGTTTCTTTACTCTGAGGTCCAACCATGCTAATGCAGTGGAGTTGCCAATTCATGTTCAACTGAGCTACGCAGGGGGCGTGGTAAGCGAGGGTCTCGATAGACTTTAATAGGAGTATGGTGGCGGGCGGCAAGTGGTGCGATTTGTGGTGTCCGCTCCTGTGAGCGGCGCCGCTGGCTTAGAGTTTGAGCTGTCACAAGATGAAATGAGTTGAAGTCTTGAGAGGCCGACGTGCACAGTTGACCTATGAGCAGAGTACATCTTGTCCCACTAAGTTTTTAAAAAAATGACAACATTCCAGCTGACAAACACCGTGACTGCTGGTAGACACTttcttttcttatttttttttcttctgcgGTTCAATTGTCGTCTACAGTGTATAAGTGCCTTTTATTGCGGAGTGATCCTTCATGTCGAAGCCACTCGGCGGAGGACTGGTGAACTCTGATTTGCGGAGTGCGGGCACAGGTCACGTCAACATGGATATCTAATAGGTACGCATTCTCAGGAATTTAAATTACGACGGGTGTTTTCACATGTTTTTATGTGAAATGTTTATTAGGCTAGACTTCTGATATGTTGAAATATATTAAGCATTGGCCATTATAACTATGGAGAAATATTGTTTGTGAAGGGAAGTATTCATTTTAAAGATGCACTCTCAAACGATTGTATAATATCAGACAGTTTTGAAAGTGGTGCTCATGAGCCAAAAATGGTCccatttttgtttgtgtgtgtgtactaagtTATTTTATTTTTGACCACATGTGTGTGATCATACAATCAAATCCATGCAAAATGTTACGAGTTTGTTGTGCTTAAGATCCCGGACTGCATCTTTAATTTATGAAATTGTGATTTGAGGTGCATTTTGGATTATTCCGATGTTGGTGACTGTGTTTTAATATCAATCGTAATCTCCATAATTTTCTAAATGTGTTAAATGAAATCTCTGGTAGACATAAAATGCATTACATCCAATGTTTGTCTGCTACAGTGCCAGTTACATATGGGTGCATGCGTGCGCACACCCATACCTGAGTCAGTTACATATGGGTGCATGCGTGCGCACACCCATACCTGAGTCAGTTACATATGGGTGCTTGCGTGCGCACACCCATACCTGAGTCAGTTACATATGGGTGCTTGTGTGCGCACACCCATACCTGAGTCAGTTACATATGGGTGCTTGCGTGCGCACACCCATACCTGAGTCAGTTACATATGGGTGCTTGCGTGCGCACACCCATACCTGAGTCAGTTACATATGGGTGCTTGCGTGCGCACACCCATACCTGAGTCAGTTACATATGGGTGCTTGCGTGCGCACACCCATACCTGAGTCAGTTACATATGGGTGCTTGCGTGCGCACACCCATACCTGATTCTCCCCTTTAATCTTCATTCTGCAACTTGACTCAGTCAGTGTTTACTGTGTTT encodes:
- the LOC124022803 gene encoding CMP-N-acetylneuraminate-beta-galactosamide-alpha-2,3-sialyltransferase 1-like; protein product: MIRSVRIRKCLLPTVLICITTIIVFYSGQQSSNSFVDFLRNALRPLDGIFSPPPDDDPWFQKRFIRSIKPFLTRENKKLSNDTRTWWREIQNDNSTAKFSEVVEKLFQVIPDADLHMDAGRERHGSCAVVGNSGKLKGSYYGALIDSSDVVIRMNKAPTSGYEEDVGKRTTYHVMYPESAIDLDKATRFLLIPFKTLDLQWLPGAMTTGSHITLSYLPLRQKIKANKDLVLVLNPVFMKYVHETWLDYQGKYPSTGFMALILSLHICDKVNVYGFGKDKDGNWHHYWETLVDKNLQTGIHDGNYEYNVTMRLSEIHKLQLF